The following coding sequences are from one Rhipicephalus microplus isolate Deutch F79 chromosome 3, USDA_Rmic, whole genome shotgun sequence window:
- the LOC142803152 gene encoding uncharacterized protein LOC142803152, with amino-acid sequence MQEAEDGKVQLAVGDRFGTFEDLEACISRFSAENCVQLWKRDARTIAAAKNRVGKLASKMSESLKYYQLRYCCIHGGAKFISTNKGARKSSTFKRDCSFNIYIAAEKEGKFLEVRSLDLTHNHPVDQELFRHLPQQRRLAPELQNKARELMKMKAHKMMVREQMEKESGSAVLLKDLSNIAAKHRLLQPRNDLPEVVRMLQEKHNATLQLQLKVQTRKVFRGLLRMYRAMLIRIYCAEPRKRRNITRSSRKQALKSASIQAANTAIDKMKPAQMRILCRSLLTFKISKCQLL; translated from the exons ATGCAAGAGGCTGAGGACGGCAAAGTGCAGCTTGCGGTCGGTGATCGCTTCGGCACTTTTGAAGACCTCGAAGCGTGTATCTCCCGCTTCAGTGCAGAAAACTGCGTGCAGTTATGGAAACGGGACGCAAGGACCATTGCGGCGGCGAAAAACCGCGTGGGGAAACTGGCCAGCAAGATGTCGGAGTCACTGAAGTATTACCAGCTTCGATACTGCTGTATCCATGGCGGCGCGAAGTTTATCAGCACCAACAAAGGCGCGCGGAAATCATC GACATTCAAACGGGACTGCAGCTTCAATATCTACATTGCTGCGGAGAAGGAAGGAAAGTTCCTGGAAGTGAGGTCACTCGACTTGACACACAATCATCCCGTTGACCAGGAACTTTTTCGGCATTTACCTCAACAGAGAAGGTTGGCACCAGAGCTTCAAAACAAGGCTCGTGAGCTGATGAAAATGAAGGCCCACAAGATGATGGTGAGAGAACAAATGGAGAAGGAGAGTGGTAGTGCTGTTCTTCTCAAGGACTTGTCAAATATTGCAGCCAAACATAGACTGTTGCAACCAAGGAATGATTTGCCCGAAGTTGTACGCATGCTTCAAGAGAAGCACAACGCAACA CTGCAGTTGCAGCTGAAAGTGCAAACTCGGAAGGTTTTCCGGGGTCTGCTGCGGATGTACAGAGCAATGCTGATCAGAATTTACTGTGCAGAGCCTCGGAAGAGGCGAAACATCACCAGGAGCTCTCGGAAGCAAGCACTAAAGTCAGCGAGCATTCAAGCAGCCAACACTGCAATAGACAAGATGAAGCCAGCACAGATGAGAATTCTTTGTCGCAGCCTTCTGACCTTCAAAATATCAAAGTGCCAGTTGCTATGA